One region of Streptomyces rishiriensis genomic DNA includes:
- a CDS encoding APC family permease, which produces MSKLTDVPKRILIGRALRSDRLGETLLPKRIALPVFASDPLSSVAYAPGEVLLVLSIAGVSAYHFSPWIALAVVVLMFTVVASYRQNVHAYPSGGGDYEVATTNLGPRAGLTVASALLVDYVLTVAVSIASGIENLGSAIPFVVEHKVACAVAVIVLLTLMNLRGVKESGKLFAIPTYVFVAGVFIMIAWGAFRGLVLDDTMRAPTAEYTIKAEHQGLAGFALVFLLLRAFSSGCAALTGVEAISNGVPAFRKPKSKNAASTLAAMGLLAVTMFCGIIVLALFTKVRMAENPAVDLLKDGTAVGADYVQNPVITQVAEAVFGKGSFLFIVLAAATALVLFLAANTAYNGFPVLGSILAQDRYLPRQLHTRGDRLAFSNGIVLLAGAATMLVIIYGADSTRLIQLYIVGVFVSFTLSQIGMVRHWNRLLATETDQAKRRHMVRSRAINTFGAFFTGLVLIVVLVTKFTHGAWVALLGMVIFYGTMSAIRRHYDGVSEEIAAPEGPSDDTVRPSRVHSVLLISKIHRPTLRALAYAKLMRSDTLEALTVNVDPAETKTLRDEWERRGIDVPLKVLDSPYREVTRPVIEYVKSLRQESPRDAVSVIIPEYVVGHWYEHLLHNQSALRLKGRLLFTPGVMVTSVPYQLQSSEAAKKRARRRSEWNAPGAVRRGPAQEGRPKEPSGSGSGNAPGSSKPDAKN; this is translated from the coding sequence CTCGGAGAAACGCTCCTGCCGAAGCGCATCGCCCTGCCCGTCTTCGCTTCCGACCCGCTGTCCTCCGTGGCCTACGCGCCCGGGGAGGTGCTGCTGGTCCTGTCCATCGCGGGCGTGTCGGCCTACCACTTCAGCCCCTGGATCGCCCTCGCGGTGGTCGTGCTGATGTTCACGGTGGTCGCCTCCTACCGGCAGAACGTCCACGCCTACCCCAGTGGCGGCGGTGACTACGAGGTGGCCACCACCAACCTCGGCCCCAGGGCCGGCCTGACCGTCGCGAGCGCGCTGCTCGTCGACTACGTCCTGACCGTCGCCGTCTCCATCGCCTCGGGCATCGAGAACCTCGGCTCCGCGATCCCGTTCGTGGTCGAGCACAAGGTGGCCTGCGCGGTCGCCGTGATCGTGCTGCTGACGCTGATGAACCTGCGCGGCGTCAAGGAGTCAGGCAAGCTCTTCGCCATCCCGACCTACGTCTTCGTCGCGGGCGTCTTCATCATGATCGCCTGGGGCGCCTTCCGCGGGCTCGTGCTCGACGACACCATGCGGGCGCCGACGGCCGAATACACCATCAAGGCCGAGCACCAGGGCCTGGCCGGGTTCGCCCTGGTGTTCCTGCTGCTGCGCGCCTTCTCCTCCGGCTGTGCCGCGCTCACCGGCGTGGAGGCGATCTCCAACGGCGTCCCCGCCTTCCGCAAGCCCAAGTCGAAGAACGCGGCGAGCACCCTCGCGGCGATGGGCCTGCTGGCCGTCACCATGTTCTGCGGCATCATCGTGCTGGCCCTGTTCACCAAGGTCCGGATGGCCGAGAACCCGGCCGTCGACCTGCTCAAGGACGGCACCGCGGTCGGCGCCGACTACGTCCAGAACCCGGTGATCACCCAGGTCGCCGAGGCCGTCTTCGGCAAGGGCAGCTTCCTCTTCATCGTCCTGGCGGCGGCCACCGCCCTGGTGCTGTTCCTGGCGGCGAACACCGCCTACAACGGCTTCCCGGTGCTCGGCTCGATCCTCGCCCAGGACCGCTATCTCCCCCGCCAGCTGCACACCCGCGGCGACCGTCTCGCCTTCTCCAACGGCATCGTGCTGCTCGCCGGCGCGGCGACGATGCTGGTCATCATCTACGGCGCCGACTCCACGCGGCTGATCCAGCTGTACATCGTCGGCGTGTTCGTGTCGTTCACCCTCAGCCAGATCGGCATGGTCCGGCACTGGAACCGCCTTCTGGCGACCGAGACCGACCAGGCCAAGCGCCGCCACATGGTCCGCTCCCGCGCGATCAACACCTTCGGCGCCTTCTTCACCGGCCTGGTCCTGATCGTCGTCCTGGTCACCAAGTTCACGCACGGCGCCTGGGTCGCCCTGCTCGGCATGGTGATCTTCTACGGGACGATGAGCGCGATCCGCCGCCACTACGACGGTGTCTCCGAGGAGATCGCCGCGCCCGAGGGCCCCAGCGACGACACCGTCCGGCCCTCGCGCGTCCACTCGGTGCTGCTGATCTCCAAGATCCACCGCCCGACGCTGCGCGCCCTCGCCTACGCCAAGCTGATGCGCTCCGACACCCTCGAGGCGCTCACCGTCAACGTCGACCCGGCCGAGACGAAGACGCTGCGCGACGAGTGGGAGCGACGCGGTATCGACGTACCGCTGAAGGTCCTGGACTCGCCCTACCGCGAGGTCACACGGCCGGTCATCGAATACGTCAAGAGCCTGCGCCAGGAGTCGCCGCGCGACGCCGTGTCGGTGATCATCCCGGAGTACGTGGTCGGCCACTGGTACGAGCACCTGCTGCACAACCAGAGCGCGCTCCGGCTCAAGGGCCGGCTGCTGTTCACGCCGGGCGTCATGGTCACCTCCGTCCCGTACCAGCTCCAGTCCTCCGAAGCGGCCAAGAAGCGGGCCCGCAGGCGCTCGGAGTGGAACGCTCCGGGTGCGGTGCGGCGCGGTCCCGCGCAGGAGGGGCGCCCGAAGGAGCCGTCGGGCTCCGGCTCCGGGAACGCCCCGGGTTCCTCGAAGCCGGACGCGAAGAACTGA